The bacterium genomic sequence GTATCTCCAGATGCGAGAGGCCGGGGTGCTCGACCGGGCGGTCCTCGTGTTCGGCCAGATGAACGAATCCGCAGGGGCCAGGTTTCGCGTCGGGTTCACCGCGCTGACGATCGCCGAGTACTTCCGGGACACCGCGCACAAGGATGTCATGATCTTCATCGACAACGTCTATCGGTTCGCGCAGGCCGGGATGGAGCTCAGCACGTCGCTGGGGCGAATCCCATCGACGGTTGGGTATCAACCGACGCTTCCCCACGAGATGGGCGCGCTGCAGGAACGGATCGCGAACACGACGGGCGGGTCGGTGACCAGCATCCAGGCGATCTACGTACCCGCGGACGACCTGACCGATCCGGCAGCGGCAACGGCCTTCAGCCATCTGGACGCGGTCACCGTGCTGTCGAGATCCGTGGCGAGCGAAGGACTCTACCCTGCCATCGACGCGCTCGCGACGTTTTCCCGACTACTCACCCCTCGCTTTGTCAGTGCCGCGCACTACGAGACGGCGCGGCAGACCCGGGAGGTCTTGGCCAAGTACGAGGAACTGCGCGACATCATCGCGATCCTGGGCATCGAGGAACTGTCGGACGAAGAACGCCAGGTGGCGTTGCGCGCCAGGCGGCTACAACGGTTCCTGACGCAACCCCTGTTTGCGACGCAGCACTTCACTGGCGTTCCCGGCGTGTTCGTGCCGCTCGACGAGACGGTGAAGGGTTTTCAGCACATTCTCTCCGGCGCGTGCGACGAACTGCCCGAGCAGGCCTTCTACATGGTCGGCACCATCGACGAAGCCTTGCGGAACGCGACACGCCTCGCGGACGCGGCGGGCGCGGACGTGCGCGACGGCGGGTGAGCACGTTGCGCCTGGTCGTGCTGACCCCACTGGCCACGGTGTTTGACGACGCGGTGGACTCGGTGATCGCGCCGTTCGCGGACGGATGGTACGGCGTGCTCCCGGGACACGCCCCCTTCCACGCCCGCGTCCTGGCCGGGGCGGTCGTGGCTCGCGTCGGGGACCGCGACCGGCTGCTCGCGACGCTCGGTGGCACGCTCACCGTGGCCGACGGCGTGGTCACGCTCCTGACCGGCGCGGCCGCGCTCGACAGAGATATGGACGCGCTGGAACGGGAGATCAGCGATGAAGTCAAACGACTCGCAGCGTTGGAGCAAGAAGCGGAAAAGCACTTCAACCAGGTCTACCGACAGCTGGCGCGTACCTTCCACGCCCGACGGCGGCGCGATGCCTGACGCGCGCCGAGGACGCCGGCCGGCCTTCTGGCAGGCGATGATCGAGCTGACGACGCTGGGCTGGCTCATCGCGCTGCCGATCGCCGCCGGTGTGCTCCTTGGCCGGTATCTCGACGTCCGCCTGGGGTCCGGAGCGGTCTGGACGCTCTCGCTCCTTGGCGCCGGCATCGCGGTCGCCGGCCTCGACGTCTACCTGGCGTTGCGCCGGGTGTTGACCGGGAGCCGCCGTGAATAGCCTCGTGGTGTTCGTCGCGGCCGGCCTGGGCGCGGGCACGCTGCACGCGCTGGCGTTCCGCCGTCTCGCCGTCGGGCTGCTGACCGTGTGGGGGTCACCGCTCGCCTTCGTCGGGGCGAGCGCCGGACTGCGAGTACTGGCGGCGCTCGCCGGCCTCCTCACACTCCGGTATTGCGGCGCCGGTGCCGCGTGCGCGGGGGCCCTCGGGTACTGGCTCGGGACCAAGGCGGTCGTGGCCCTTGCCGCCGTCGAAAGGAGTCGGTAGCGGTGGAGTTGGAACGACGCGTCGTCCTGTGGATCGCCGGCGTACCGGTCACGACGACCGTGGTGTCCACGACGGGGATGGTCGCCGTGCTGTCCGTGCTGGCCGTCCTCGCCGGCAGGACCATCCGGGCTCGGCCCAGTCGCTGGCAGGCGGTGGCCGAGTGGGGCGTTCGGGGGGTGGAAGGGCTGCTGGACGAGGTGGTTGGCGACGGACGGAGGTACCTGCCGCTCGTCGCCACCCTCGGCCTCTTCATCCTGGTCGCCAACCTCATGAGCGCGCTCCCGGCGGTCGAGGCGCCGACCGCGGACGTGAATACGCCGGCCGCGCTCGCGATCATCGTCTTCTGCTCGGTGCACTACTACGGCATGCGAGAAGCGGGCGTGTTGGGCTACTTTCGGAGGTTCACGCAGCCGGTGCCGCTGTTGTTGCCCATCAATATCCTGTCCAACCTGACGCGGACGTTCTCGCTCGCGATCCGACTCTTCGGCAACATGGTTTCGCACCAAATCATCGTAGCGATCCTGCTGCTGATTCTGCCGCTCGTGGTGCCGGCGGTCCTCGAAGTTTTCGGGATGTTCATCAGCGTTCTGCAGGCGTACATTTTCACCGTCCTGACGATCGTCTACATCGGCGGGGCGGTGCGCGCGGGGGGGGAGCTCTAGGATGTCTCCGGATCTGTTTGCCCTCATCAGCATGGGCGCCGCCGGCGTGGCAATCGGCGCAGGCGTGATCCTACCCGCTCTCGGACAGGCGCGGGCTGCCTCTCGGGCCATCGAGGCCATCGCCAGGCAACCCGCGGCCGCGCCGGTCATCACCCGCAATCTGTTCGTCGGGCTCGCGATGATCGAGTCGCAGGCGCTCTACGTCCTGATCGTGGCGCTGATCCTTCTCTTCGCGAACCCGCTGGCCGGCCTCGTACCGGCGGCGGTCGCCCGCGGCGGCCTGGCCATCTGGCTGCTTGCCGGCTCGGCCGCGGCGGCGGCCCTCGCCATCACGCTGGGGACGATGGGAAGCTCGCTCGGCCAGGGGCGAGTGACCGGCGCCGCGCTGGAGTCGATCGCCGAACAGCCGGGGGCCGGCGACCAGATTTCCACCACGCTGTTCGTCAGCCTCGCGCTTCTGGAGTCCCTCGCGCTCTACGCGCTCATCGTCGCGCTGATCCTTCTCTTCGCCAATCCGTTGGTCGACCAGATGTTCCGTCGGTAGCACGTGCTACACTTCCAGTTCTCCACCATCGTGTTCCAGATCGTGAACTTCTTCATCCTCTTGGCCGTGTTGACGTGGTTCCTCTACCGGCCGCTGCTGCAGACCATGCGGCGACGGGAAGACGACATCGCCGCGCGGCTACGGGATGCCGAGGAGCGCGCCCGTCGCGCCGACGCCGAACGTGCGCAACTGGCCGAGGAGGCCGTGCAGGCTCGGGCCAACGCGGAGGCCCTGCTCACCCGCGCTCAGGCCGAAGCAACCCAGACGCGCCAGCGCCTGCTGGACCAGACCAAACAGGAAGCCGCGCGCTACGCGGAGGAGGCGCACCAGCGGATCGAAGAGCAGGAGCGGGCCGTCCGGGAACGTCTCGAGGACACAGTCCGGAAGACGGCCGTCGCGATGGCCGGCAGCCTCATTCAGCAGGCCGCCGGGCCCCCGGTGCATCGCGCCCTCATCGAGCAACTGCTCACGGGAACCCTCGCGCCTGAGGGGATCCAGCGGGACCTGCTCCACCGGGCGGTCTCGCGTTCGAACGGCGCGATGACGGTCGAGGTGGCGTACCCCCCCTCTCCCGAGTTGACGGAGCGGATCCGCGAGGCGATCGCGCGCCTGCTCGGCGTGACCGACCGCCGCGTGGAGATCGTCGTCCGCGTGGACCCGTCGCTCCGCGCCGGCGCTCGGATCGTCGTGGAAGACGTCGTCGTGGACCTGAGCTTGAACCGTATCCTCACCGAACTCGAGCACAAGGACGCATCGCACTAGGAGATGTGAGCGATGGACTGGGAGCGTGATGTCGCGAAGGTGCTCGCAGACCTGGAGGCGCGGACACTCGACGTGGATTTCCGGCCGCGCGTCGAGGACATCGGCCGCGTGCAGCGGGTCGGCGACAGCGTGGCGTTCGTCGAAGGTCTGGGCGGCGCGACCGCGGACGAGATCGTCGTGTTCGCAAACGGCGAGCTGGGCCAGGTGTTCGATCTCGATCGCGACATCACGGCATGCGTGCTCTACGGCGCGGAGGAAGGCGTCACGGCGGGTTCTCCCGTGTTTCGGACGGGCCGCACGCCCGCGATGCCCGTGGGGGAATCCCTGCTCGGACGGGTGGTGGACGCGCTGGGCCGGCCCCTCGACGGCCTGGGGCCGATCCTCGCCACCGAATCGAGAGAGATGGAGCAAGAAGCGCCCGGGCCGCTGGACCGACAGCCGATCCGCGAGGCGCTGTTCACCGGGATCAAGGCCATCGACGCGGCCATCCCGATCGGTCTCGGCCAACGAGAACTGATCCTGGGCGACCGCGAAACGGGAAAGAGCGGCCTCGCCATCGACACGATCATCAATCAGCGCGACAGCGGTGTCGTCTGCATCTACGTGAGCGTGGGCCACAAGCGGGCCTCGGTGGTCGAGCTCGTCGAGGAGTTCCGGAAATACGGCGCCCTGTCACACAGCGTGGTCATCGTGGCGGATGCGGGAGACCCCGTGTCCCTCGTGTACCTCGCCCCGTACGCGGGATGCACCCTGGCAGAATGGTTCGCGTATCGCGGCGGGCACGCCCTGATCGTGTACGATGATCTGTCCCGCCACGCGGAAGCCTACCGAAGCTTGTCC encodes the following:
- the atpD gene encoding F0F1 ATP synthase subunit beta — its product is MTPSDPGAPQPSGRVAAVHGVVLDVDFPSGRLPAIGTALVVERPPSPPLTVEVHAHLGLTTVRGVSLAAPTGIRRGLPVNGTGQPVLVPVGNVVLGRAVNVLGDPVDGGPPLENVQERRSIHGTPPTLVEEASATTPFVTGIKALDLLAPLPRGGKAGLFGGAGLGKTVLIIELMQRTVREYQGIAVFAGIGERTREANELYLQMREAGVLDRAVLVFGQMNESAGARFRVGFTALTIAEYFRDTAHKDVMIFIDNVYRFAQAGMELSTSLGRIPSTVGYQPTLPHEMGALQERIANTTGGSVTSIQAIYVPADDLTDPAAATAFSHLDAVTVLSRSVASEGLYPAIDALATFSRLLTPRFVSAAHYETARQTREVLAKYEELRDIIAILGIEELSDEERQVALRARRLQRFLTQPLFATQHFTGVPGVFVPLDETVKGFQHILSGACDELPEQAFYMVGTIDEALRNATRLADAAGADVRDGG
- a CDS encoding AtpZ/AtpI family protein gives rise to the protein MPDARRGRRPAFWQAMIELTTLGWLIALPIAAGVLLGRYLDVRLGSGAVWTLSLLGAGIAVAGLDVYLALRRVLTGSRRE
- the atpB gene encoding F0F1 ATP synthase subunit A, with product MELERRVVLWIAGVPVTTTVVSTTGMVAVLSVLAVLAGRTIRARPSRWQAVAEWGVRGVEGLLDEVVGDGRRYLPLVATLGLFILVANLMSALPAVEAPTADVNTPAALAIIVFCSVHYYGMREAGVLGYFRRFTQPVPLLLPINILSNLTRTFSLAIRLFGNMVSHQIIVAILLLILPLVVPAVLEVFGMFISVLQAYIFTVLTIVYIGGAVRAGGEL
- the atpE gene encoding ATP synthase F0 subunit C, which codes for MSPDLFALISMGAAGVAIGAGVILPALGQARAASRAIEAIARQPAAAPVITRNLFVGLAMIESQALYVLIVALILLFANPLAGLVPAAVARGGLAIWLLAGSAAAAALAITLGTMGSSLGQGRVTGAALESIAEQPGAGDQISTTLFVSLALLESLALYALIVALILLFANPLVDQMFRR
- a CDS encoding F0F1 ATP synthase subunit delta, with product MLHFQFSTIVFQIVNFFILLAVLTWFLYRPLLQTMRRREDDIAARLRDAEERARRADAERAQLAEEAVQARANAEALLTRAQAEATQTRQRLLDQTKQEAARYAEEAHQRIEEQERAVRERLEDTVRKTAVAMAGSLIQQAAGPPVHRALIEQLLTGTLAPEGIQRDLLHRAVSRSNGAMTVEVAYPPSPELTERIREAIARLLGVTDRRVEIVVRVDPSLRAGARIVVEDVVVDLSLNRILTELEHKDASH
- a CDS encoding F0F1 ATP synthase subunit alpha — its product is MDWERDVAKVLADLEARTLDVDFRPRVEDIGRVQRVGDSVAFVEGLGGATADEIVVFANGELGQVFDLDRDITACVLYGAEEGVTAGSPVFRTGRTPAMPVGESLLGRVVDALGRPLDGLGPILATESREMEQEAPGPLDRQPIREALFTGIKAIDAAIPIGLGQRELILGDRETGKSGLAIDTIINQRDSGVVCIYVSVGHKRASVVELVEEFRKYGALSHSVVIVADAGDPVSLVYLAPYAGCTLAEWFAYRGGHALIVYDDLSRHAEAYRSLSLILRRPPGREAYPGDVFSAHARLMERAFKLSESRGGGSVTALPIIETQQGDIASFISTNLISMTDGQLYLDTALFTQAQLPAIDIGRSVSRVGRDAQPGAMRDAAANLRLEIAQYEEVRGFARFGAILDEATRAQIARGERLTRVLGQSERQVVPLAVQVAELWALKSGLLDDVAAKLVPEFERQLVALTAEFAHLGPEVVAAPSIGPELARDLRRWAEAAKDRLGRPGG